The following are from one region of the Paenibacillus sp. JZ16 genome:
- a CDS encoding DUF2768 family protein, which translates to MDPMQKMWLSLVALLIMALSVIVVTLARSKTKGFLRGALSFVAFMMMIFGFIIGLASII; encoded by the coding sequence ATGGATCCGATGCAAAAGATGTGGCTGTCCCTAGTCGCGTTATTGATTATGGCACTGTCCGTCATAGTAGTTACGCTTGCGCGAAGCAAGACCAAGGGGTTTCTGCGCGGCGCGCTGTCGTTCGTGGCCTTTATGATGATGATTTTCGGTTTTATTATTGGACTGGCCTCCATCATATAA